CCCTGCGGCCTCCCTATTGCAACTCCCCCAGTGCAACCCCCCACTGCACCTTCTGTGTGCCCTGCACCGCATGCACATCCCCCTTGGCACCCCTGACATGGCCCCCCATTGCAGTCCCTAATGTGCCCCACTGCaactcccccactgcacccaTCTCCAGGCACCCCACTAGACCCCCCATTGcaacctctgctcccccccccatgtcTCGCTCCTCCTACCCCAGTGTCCCTCAGCCCCCCATGGTAATATTTCCCTGTCCCCCCTTGCGTCTCCTCCCcatgcacccctcttgcaccgaTCTCTGGGCACCCCACCCCGGGCACCCCACTAGATTCTTATTGGAACCTTCCCCATTGTGCTCCCCACTCCGTGCACCCCCCGTTCCCCCTCCCTAACCCATCACCCGTCCTTCAGCCCCCACCTGTCCCCCAGtgcgccctgcccccccagcaccctgcaaATGGGGTACTCCCCCCATTTATCCCCCCACTGCATCTCTGCCAAGGGAGAGGTGggaagtgaccccccccccagctccccctctgtCAGCCCCTCCAGGAtcacagagcccccccctccctgcactgcaCAGCAGGGTGCAGCCCCCCCCTGTGCTGGCCCCTTGCACCAGCCAATGGGGCCGTGAAGTCCCCCCttaccacccccacccaggtCTTGGCAGCTGGGGGCGTCTTCCCTTTGCACCCCAAAGCTGCCTCCCCAACAGTCACTAACCCCCCCAGCTCACCAGGTACAACtgggctgccccactcctgccagGGTGGgtgccccccactgcaccccaaatgtaaccctgccccccttccaacaTCCCAGCTCCTGACCCTGCATcagctccctccagccccacccagcctcTTGCCCTATCTcgagggaagggagaaggggcCCATTCCCTGCTCCCACCCAGCCGCCGACCCGCCACCCcagggccagatgggagccgggGCTCTGAGGCGGGGGTCCCTGGCGGCtctggcactgaccccccccccccgcccccgccctccaGGAATGCATCCTGTCGGGGATCATGTCGGTGAACGGGAAGAAGGTTTTGCACATGGACCGGAACCCCTACTATGGGGGAGAGAGCTCCTCCATCACCCCCCTGGAGGAGGTGAGGGGCTGGGCCTTGGGGTGatgggggggcagcggggagTGGGTCTCAGGAGGGCTGATTTGGGGGTGTAGGCCCCAGCGGAAGGGGGTTTGATGGGGGGGCTGGTTCAAGATGGGGTCTATTGGGGGGGCATGGGGGTCCCCTAGAAGGACAGGGTTTGAGGTGGGGGGctggttttggggtgcagggggttccccagtgggaggaggtgggctggtttgggggtgcagggggctcatcGGGAAGGAGCCTGGGGGAGAGTTCACCAGTGGGAGGATGTGGGGGCTGGCTTGGAGGGCAggggtgccccagagggcagggggctgggacaggTGACTCtaactctctctccctcccccccgcagctgtATAAACGCTTTGGGCTCCCCGAGGGGCCCCCTGAGTCCATGGGGCGCGGCCGGGACTGGAACGTCGACCTGATCCCCAAATTCCTCATGGCCAACGGTAAAGGGGGGCCCGGGGGAGCAGGGGCCTCGGATGTGAGGGGAGTTGAGGTTCTGGGGAACTCatgcggggctgggggagggggggtgtcgcTCCACTCGCCCCCCCTCACCGtagtccccccccccgcccccaggccaaCTGGTGAAGATGCTGCTGTACACGGAGGTGACCCGGTACCTGGACTTCAAGGTGGTGGAGGGGAGCTTCGTCTACAGGGGGGGGCAGGTACACAAGGTGCCCTCCACCGAGACCGAGGCGCTGGCGTCCAGTGAGtgaccccccactgccccctccgaGGGGACCCCCCACCGCTCCCCTTCctaggacccctcccccccccaaggggcccctccccccgagggaactcccccactgctctggggacCCCCTGCTGTCCATCCCCCCCTAGACTGGGGGGAGTTGGTGTCCCCCCGCAAGGGGATCGTGCCCTCTGACCCCCCCATGGCCCCATCCCCTGGGGTGATGTAAGCCCCCCAGCCTGGTTTTCTCCCCCCCACAtggcacctctccccaccccccgtgcCCTCCAGCCACCgccaccccatccccccgcactaacgacccccccaccccccgcagatcTCATGGGCATGTTCGAGAAGCGCAGGTTCCGGAAGTTCCTCGTCTTCGTGGCCAATTTTGACGAGAACGAGCCCCAGACGCTGGAGGGGGTCGACCCCCACGGGACCCCCATGCGGGACGTGTACGAGCGCTTCGACCTGGGGCAGGACGTGATCGACTTCACGGGCCACGCGCTGGCGCTGTACCGCACCGACGAGTGAGTCGTGCTCCGGAGCCGCTCCCGGGGGGGCCGTGCCCAGTTCGGGGGTGGTCACGTCCCTGCAGCAAGtccccctgggtcagagccccggggagggtgggggggcgccCCCCTCGCCCTGGCTCTAAAGCTCCTGCCCCGGCTCTGCCTGGCGCTTTGTCCCCCAGCGGGTCCCCGGCCGGCTTCCTGCCCAGGGGTTGCCCCAAATATCCACGCAAGGGGCGTGGCCATGGTCTCCTGGGGggcccagctcctgccagccgggcacCTCTGGGTCTCTGCAAAAatcaacacccccccaccccgcttagTTAGCCATGCAGctcgtggggaaactgaggcactcacactATTCATATGAAATATGAAACCCCCTGTCctggaccccccaccccagctctgccggtgcccctcactcccgacccgcagccccagccctgggcccccctcaCCCCATCTCTCCCCACAGTTACCTGGACCAGCCCTGCCTAGAGACCATTAACCGGATCAAGCTGTACAGCGAGTCGTTGGCCCGCTATGGGAAGAGCCCCTACCTCTACCCGCTCTacgggctgggggagctgccccaagGGTTCGCCAGGTGAGTGGGGGGCGTGGGGGTATGGCAGAGAgctcggggggggcggcggcTGGTCTCCAAGGTCTCTGTCCCCCTCCAGGCTCAGCGCGATCTACGGGGGCACCTACATGCTCAACAAGCCCGTGGACGAGATCGTGATGGAGAATGGCCGGGTCGTGGGGGTCCGATCGGAGGGGGAGGtgagcggggggtgcaggggggaggcacCAGCCCAACACACACAGTGATTTTGGGGGGTTCCCCACTAGGCTCCCCGTTaaatctgaaggggggttctctGGTTTCCATCAGTGCCCCCTGCCTGGGGTATCAGGGGGCTGGCTTGTCCGATAGGGGCTGGGTTTGGGGCGCttcttccctggggaggggggctcaggcccaacCCCCAGTGGCTGCCCCCAGTTCTCCTTctcctgggggaggggttgcCTGTCCCCCCCGGCccggttcctggctctgccttggGGTGTCGCTTTACCCAGCAGGGAATCTGGGGgatgccgggggggagggggagtcgggCTGGgggtttcccctctctctctgggcTCAGGCCTGGGAGGGGCTGAATTCCTGTCCCCCCAGGTGGCGCGGTGCAAACAGCTGATCTGCGACCCCAGCTACGTGCCAGAGCGAGTCCGCGGGGCCGGGCGCGTCGTCCGGGTCATCTGCATCCTGAGCCACCCCATCCACGGCACCAGCGAGGCCGGTTCCTGCCAGATCATCCTGCCCCAGAACCAGCTGGGCCGCAAGTCGGGTCAGCGCCAGGGGGGCTGGGCCTGTCCCTGGGAGCTCCCACCCCCTGCGGCATCACGtggggcagagctgcggggggggggaggggggtgcaggcagTTGGGGCATCCCacgggggcagtgctgggggggggctgagccacgggggaggggtgcagtgctggggggggcacCACACTGAGCACCCCGCAGGCCTGTACAGGCGACTCGGTCACTGCGGGGGTGTCGCCAGCTGCATTTCCTCGTCTCCCTGGCCCCTCGTTAACTGGGCAGCctctgggggaaactgaggcacgcccgCTATTTCTACGAAGCCTcacgacccctccccccctccccagatatTTACGTCTGTCTGGTTTCCTGGGCCCACAACGTGGCCGCGCCCGGGAAGTTCATCGCCATTGTCAGCACCACGGTGGAGACGTCGGAGCCAGAGCGGGAGGTGGAGCCGGcgctgcagctgctggagcccaTCGACCAGAAGTGAGGCCGGGGGGGTAGGGAGCTGGGTGAAGGGCTGGGAATTGTGGGGGGAATAGGGcaaggagggagctggggagcttggAACCCAGTGTGTGGGGGGTCTGACGGGGTCCCTGGGGTTCAGCCCCCCAAACCCACTAGCCTGGGGTGTCCCTCTATGGGCATCTCCCAGCCCCCGTCACGGCCCTGGGCTGGCCCACGGGACGATAACGCCCAGCAGACCCGGACTCGCCACACGCCCTCCCCCACGGCTTTGTACCAAACGCACGATCGGTGAATGACGGGGGCCCCAGGGTGCTGCCTGAGGTGCAGAGCCCCCCGGGGGGGGAAGGTcagtgtgggggatggggagattCTGCTTCGCCAGGTGAGCtggaaagtgggggagggaggagctggggggggggtaaagGCCTCTGGTGGGGACTGCGTGAGTGTGACTCACCCTCTTCCCCGGCAGGTTTGTGGCCATCAGTGACTTGTACGAGCCCATGGACGATGGCTCGGAGAGCCAGGTGAGCGCCCCTGCAGGGAattcccatctccctcccccccctttgtgGGACGTCCCATCTTCCCCCCCTCTggggggggccgggggagggggggccgggggagggcggcaaaatctgcagatgatacaaaactactcaagagagttaagtcccaggcagcctgccaagagctacaaaaggatctcacaaacctgggtgactgagcaacaaaaaggcagaggaaattcactgttgataaatgcaaagtgatgcacattggaaacgtCATCCCAACTACACGTATAAAACgatgggggctaaattagctgttaccggagagggggggttggagtcACTGTGGTTGGTTCTCTGaacacatccactcaatgtgcagcggcagccaaaaaagtGACCAGAATggtgggaatcattaggaaagggagagataataagacagaaaatattatgttgcctctatataaatccacggcacatccacatcttgaatactgtgtgctgatgtggtcaccccatctcaaaattatatatttgaattggaaaagatacagaaatggacaacaaaaataattaggggtctggaacggctgccgtatcaggagagattaataagactgggacttttcagcttggaaaagaggcgactaaggggggatatgatagaggtctataaaatcatgactgttgtggagaaagtagataaggaagtgttatttacttctcctaacacaagaactgggggtcaccaaatgtaatgaataggcagcaggtttaaaacaaataaaaggaagtatttcttcacacaactcacagtcaacctgtggaactcctcgccagaggatgttgtgtaggccaagaccataacagggttcaaaaaagaactagataaattcatggaggataggtccatcagtggctattagccaggacgggcagggatggtatctgtagcctctgtttgccaggagctgagaatgggcgataggggatggatcacttggtgattccctgttctgctcattccctctggggcacctggcactggccactggcagcagacagggcactgggctagatggacccttagTCTGACCCCACCtggctgttctgatgctgcattAGGGGTGTcccatgggctgggggacaggctgggggtATCCTGGTGCTGATGGGGGATGGATGCGTGGTAGGTAGGGGGTGttgcggggtggg
This DNA window, taken from Emys orbicularis isolate rEmyOrb1 chromosome 21 unlocalized genomic scaffold, rEmyOrb1.hap1 SUPER_21_unloc_10, whole genome shotgun sequence, encodes the following:
- the GDI1 gene encoding rab GDP dissociation inhibitor alpha isoform X1 encodes the protein MDEAYDVIVLGTGLSECILSGIMSVNGKKVLHMDRNPYYGGESSSITPLEELYKRFGLPEGPPESMGRGRDWNVDLIPKFLMANGQLVKMLLYTEVTRYLDFKVVEGSFVYRGGQVHKVPSTETEALASNLMGMFEKRRFRKFLVFVANFDENEPQTLEGVDPHGTPMRDVYERFDLGQDVIDFTGHALALYRTDDYLDQPCLETINRIKLYSESLARYGKSPYLYPLYGLGELPQGFARLSAIYGGTYMLNKPVDEIVMENGRVVGVRSEGEVARCKQLICDPSYVPERVRGAGRVVRVICILSHPIHGTSEAGSCQIILPQNQLGRKSDIYVCLVSWAHNVAAPGKFIAIVSTTVETSEPEREVEPALQLLEPIDQKFVAISDLYEPMDDGSESQIFCSRSYDATTHFETTCDDIKDIYRRMVGAAFDFESMKRRQSHVFGEDEQ
- the GDI1 gene encoding rab GDP dissociation inhibitor alpha isoform X2; translation: MDEAYDVIVLGTGLSECILSGIMSVNGKKVLHMDRNPYYGGESSSITPLEELYKRFGLPEGPPESMGRGRDWNVDLIPKFLMANDLMGMFEKRRFRKFLVFVANFDENEPQTLEGVDPHGTPMRDVYERFDLGQDVIDFTGHALALYRTDDYLDQPCLETINRIKLYSESLARYGKSPYLYPLYGLGELPQGFARLSAIYGGTYMLNKPVDEIVMENGRVVGVRSEGEVARCKQLICDPSYVPERVRGAGRVVRVICILSHPIHGTSEAGSCQIILPQNQLGRKSDIYVCLVSWAHNVAAPGKFIAIVSTTVETSEPEREVEPALQLLEPIDQKFVAISDLYEPMDDGSESQIFCSRSYDATTHFETTCDDIKDIYRRMVGAAFDFESMKRRQSHVFGEDEQ